Proteins from a genomic interval of Candidatus Babela massiliensis:
- a CDS encoding amino acid ABC transporter permease, producing the protein MLDINILLNSLPQLIQATGSTLSIAFLSSLIGLIGGTILGLILSEKNNFFNWIATIYVTVIRGTPMLLQIMFLFILFAKIGINISSFFTAVIAIGLNSAAYISQIIRSGIKSISRGQIEAAKTLGISKSDLIFHIILPQAFRIITPAIGNEFVTLIKDSSLASLIGVVELIKRGDIIISRTHDAISVYIIIGLIYLTINTILTVIINKVEKSYNK; encoded by the coding sequence ATGTTAGATATTAATATACTATTAAATAGTTTGCCGCAATTGATACAAGCTACTGGAAGTACATTATCTATAGCTTTCTTATCTTCACTTATAGGATTAATTGGAGGTACTATATTAGGCTTGATCTTATCTGAAAAAAATAATTTTTTTAATTGGATAGCTACTATTTATGTTACAGTAATACGTGGAACGCCCATGTTGTTACAGATTATGTTTTTGTTTATTTTATTTGCTAAAATAGGTATAAATATATCATCTTTTTTTACAGCTGTTATTGCAATAGGACTTAACAGTGCAGCTTATATAAGTCAAATTATAAGATCTGGTATAAAGTCCATTTCAAGGGGTCAAATAGAGGCTGCAAAAACATTAGGCATAAGCAAGTCTGATTTAATATTTCATATTATTTTACCACAGGCTTTTAGAATTATAACACCTGCAATAGGAAATGAGTTTGTTACTTTAATTAAAGATTCAAGTTTAGCTTCATTAATTGGAGTAGTAGAGTTAATTAAAAGGGGAGATATTATAATTAGTAGAACTCATGATGCTATTTCAGTTTATATAATTATAGGATTAATTTATCTTACTATAAATACCATATTAACTGTAATTATTAATAAAGTAGAGAAGAGTTATAATAAATAA
- a CDS encoding substrate-binding periplasmic protein, translating into MKKILLGVFLILAIFGFIWYQNFNQDYSKNKDINTLIIGTSADFPPFSFRDNNDDIVGFDIDVAKEVANRIGLNYKVIDQQFSMLLSQAQLGQIHVIAAGMTPTEERAKKLRFTKTYLTDNPLLVVTLKGKTPEIKSLQDLKSKDIIVNTGYTADLYMSDFPDINLIRLSKVSDAFTALDNGKGYAFVTAAFTLNPYLKDLGTDKYNIFKIYQTDETSALGVSKLISQELFNKIEKAIEDMDLDGTMQSLKKKWDLI; encoded by the coding sequence ATGAAAAAGATATTATTAGGAGTTTTTTTAATTTTAGCTATATTTGGCTTTATTTGGTACCAGAATTTTAATCAAGATTATTCTAAGAATAAGGATATTAATACTTTAATAATTGGAACATCTGCAGATTTTCCACCATTCTCTTTTAGAGACAATAATGATGATATTGTTGGTTTTGATATAGATGTTGCAAAAGAAGTTGCTAATCGTATAGGCCTGAATTATAAAGTAATTGATCAACAGTTTTCTATGTTATTATCCCAAGCTCAACTTGGACAAATTCATGTAATAGCTGCAGGTATGACACCAACTGAAGAAAGAGCTAAAAAACTAAGATTTACTAAGACTTATTTAACTGATAATCCATTATTAGTAGTTACACTAAAAGGCAAAACCCCTGAAATTAAGAGTTTACAAGATCTTAAATCAAAGGACATAATAGTAAACACAGGTTATACGGCCGATCTTTATATGTCTGATTTTCCTGATATCAATTTAATAAGGCTCTCTAAAGTTTCTGATGCATTTACTGCTCTTGATAATGGTAAAGGATATGCTTTTGTCACTGCTGCTTTTACTTTGAATCCTTATTTAAAAGATTTAGGTACAGATAAATATAATATTTTTAAAATATATCAAACGGATGAAACTTCTGCTTTAGGTGTATCTAAATTGATATCACAAGAATTATTTAATAAAATAGAAAAAGCAATTGAAGATATGGATTTAGACGGAACTATGCAATCTCTTAAGAAAAAATGGGATCTTATATAA
- a CDS encoding helicase HerA domain-containing protein, which produces MKTLDKNKILGHIVAGSLADGFVMRIHPKTDIEELKTGKFVSIHGNQNKFFSLITDLKLEVTNPDILLFPPSSDEILLQESLKTKDIYATAILRPVIMLDSNNRVLPVKTIPSHFAQVYEASKEDVKLIFGDESEPTKKYFNVGNPIDMDAIVCLNLDKLTERSNGIFGKTGTGKTFITRLILAGLIHNDKAVNIIFDMHSEYGLQARKEGSKGNKDSFVKGLKTLFENKVAIFSLDPESTRRRGGMPDAELIINYNSIAVEDIISLNHELNLHSTACEAAYLIAAKYKKNWLEVLLNQSDRLKEFAQEVGAHPESIAALYRKLKNIDRLSFLRTSSDGDSKSDIVDKMIDYVDKGISIIIEFGNYTSTFCYLLVANIITRRIHNLYIKKTEKFLGTQLKQDEPKKLMITIEEAHKFLNVQAAKQTIFGTIAREMRKYYVSLLVVDQRPSGIDPEILSQIGTKIVAQLNDERDLQSIVTGVNNPHQIRSILSALDSKKQAVLMGHAIPMPLVIETREYDEEFYKAMSDKLLLKKVDALISELF; this is translated from the coding sequence ATGAAGACTTTGGATAAAAATAAGATTTTAGGACATATAGTTGCTGGTTCTTTGGCTGATGGCTTTGTAATGAGAATTCATCCAAAGACTGATATAGAAGAGTTAAAAACAGGAAAATTTGTTTCAATACACGGTAATCAAAATAAATTTTTTTCTTTAATTACCGATTTAAAGCTTGAAGTTACGAATCCTGATATACTGCTCTTTCCTCCTTCAAGTGATGAAATTCTATTGCAAGAGTCATTAAAAACTAAAGATATTTATGCAACTGCTATATTACGTCCTGTTATAATGCTTGATTCTAATAATAGAGTATTGCCTGTAAAGACTATTCCTTCTCATTTTGCTCAAGTCTATGAGGCGAGCAAAGAAGATGTAAAGTTAATATTTGGAGATGAATCTGAGCCAACTAAGAAATATTTTAATGTTGGTAATCCTATAGATATGGATGCAATAGTTTGCTTGAATTTAGATAAATTAACAGAAAGAAGCAATGGCATCTTTGGCAAAACCGGTACAGGTAAAACATTTATAACTAGATTAATACTTGCTGGTTTAATTCATAATGATAAAGCAGTGAATATAATTTTTGATATGCACAGTGAGTATGGCCTACAAGCAAGAAAAGAAGGCAGTAAAGGCAATAAAGACTCTTTTGTAAAAGGTCTTAAGACTTTATTTGAAAATAAAGTTGCTATTTTTTCTCTTGATCCTGAATCGACTAGACGCAGGGGAGGTATGCCTGATGCAGAATTGATTATAAATTATAATTCAATTGCTGTAGAGGATATAATTTCTTTAAATCATGAGCTTAATTTACACTCAACAGCTTGTGAAGCTGCTTATCTAATTGCTGCAAAATATAAGAAGAATTGGTTGGAAGTGCTTTTAAATCAATCGGATAGACTTAAAGAGTTTGCTCAAGAAGTAGGTGCTCATCCAGAATCTATAGCAGCTTTATATAGAAAGCTAAAAAACATAGACAGATTATCTTTTTTAAGGACATCAAGTGATGGTGATTCTAAGTCAGATATAGTTGATAAAATGATTGATTATGTTGATAAAGGCATTTCTATAATTATTGAATTTGGAAATTATACTTCAACTTTTTGCTATTTATTAGTGGCTAATATTATTACTAGAAGAATTCATAATCTTTATATTAAGAAAACTGAAAAGTTTTTAGGTACACAGTTAAAACAAGATGAACCAAAAAAATTAATGATAACTATAGAAGAAGCTCATAAATTTTTAAATGTTCAAGCGGCAAAACAAACTATTTTCGGAACTATTGCAAGAGAAATGAGAAAGTATTATGTTTCTTTGTTAGTAGTAGATCAAAGGCCTTCTGGTATCGATCCTGAAATATTATCCCAGATAGGAACTAAAATAGTTGCTCAGTTAAATGACGAGAGAGATTTGCAGTCAATTGTAACTGGTGTTAATAATCCTCATCAAATAAGATCTATTTTATCGGCTCTTGATAGTAAAAAACAAGCGGTTCTTATGGGTCATGCGATCCCGATGCCTTTGGTTATTGAGACTAGAGAATATGATGAAGAATTTTATAAAGCTATGTCTGATAAATTGTTACTTAAAAAAGTAGATGCTTTAATCTCAGAATTGTTTTAA
- a CDS encoding F0F1-type ATP synthase epsilon subunit has protein sequence MKFILISPTKSKEMDVEWIEVQTQESNFVIKKGHAPIIVILAPNKELSLGLQDGSTTIMTVAGGILEVNRNTATLLLTNE, from the coding sequence ATGAAATTTATATTAATAAGTCCAACTAAATCTAAAGAAATGGATGTAGAATGGATAGAAGTTCAGACTCAAGAATCTAATTTTGTTATTAAAAAAGGTCATGCTCCAATTATAGTTATTTTAGCTCCTAATAAAGAGCTTTCTTTAGGGCTACAAGATGGTTCTACTACTATAATGACAGTTGCAGGGGGCATCTTAGAAGTTAATAGAAATACAGCAACCTTGTTATTAACTAATGAGTAG
- a CDS encoding amino acid ABC transporter ATP-binding protein: MLKIKNLSKSFNNKKVLDNISFDVKNGEIAVFLGQSGVGKSTLLRILNNLESYEDGEIILNNKPLDLKKANEEHLIGMVFQQFNLFEHMTVERNITFVLEKSAKKNSHDAKLIAQDLLKKFGLLDKANLPVTELSGGQKQRLAIARTLSLKPQVVCLDEPTSALDPMLTGFVANNIEELRNQNYTVLVTTHDIALIERLECTIYLMDSGKIVESTLSQEYFAHPEQYPLIEKFVTGK, encoded by the coding sequence ATGTTAAAAATAAAGAACCTTTCAAAATCATTTAACAATAAAAAAGTTTTAGATAACATATCATTTGATGTAAAAAATGGTGAAATTGCGGTATTTTTAGGTCAATCGGGAGTTGGAAAATCTACTTTATTAAGGATTTTGAATAACTTAGAAAGTTATGAAGATGGTGAAATTATTTTAAATAATAAGCCTCTTGACCTTAAAAAAGCAAATGAAGAACATTTAATTGGAATGGTTTTTCAACAATTCAATCTCTTTGAGCATATGACTGTTGAAAGAAATATTACTTTTGTATTAGAAAAATCTGCTAAAAAGAATTCTCATGATGCTAAATTGATAGCTCAAGATTTATTGAAAAAATTTGGTCTTTTAGATAAAGCTAATTTACCTGTAACTGAACTTTCAGGAGGCCAAAAGCAACGCTTGGCAATTGCACGAACTTTATCTTTAAAACCTCAAGTTGTTTGTCTTGATGAACCTACATCTGCTCTTGATCCTATGTTAACAGGATTTGTTGCTAATAATATAGAAGAACTTAGAAATCAAAATTATACTGTTTTGGTAACAACTCATGATATTGCTTTAATAGAGCGCCTTGAGTGTACTATATACTTAATGGACTCTGGTAAAATTGTTGAAAGTACTTTATCTCAAGAATATTTTGCTCATCCTGAACAATATCCTTTGATAGAAAAATTTGTAACTGGGAAATAG
- the atpD gene encoding F0F1 ATP synthase subunit beta, with protein sequence MLISNLDDAKGTIIRVSGTIIDVEFPIDSVPNIFNELKILIPEKNKYKTASVEVEQQLGEGVVRCIALESIFGVCRGLRVLDTEGPIKVPVGPKVLGRVFDVLGKTIDGLEQIKDVDKMPIHREPPAFIEQKIENEIQETGIKIIDLMMPYLKGSKIGLFGGAGVGKTILVTELIRNIAIEHKGVSVFTGIGERTREGNELWLDMKRFNVLDKAVLVFGQMGEMPGARLRVGLTGLTMAEYFRDVEKKNVLLFVDNIFRFVQAGSEVSALLGRIPSAVGYQPTLASEMGAFQERITSTVNGSITSIQAVYVPADDITDPAPATTFTHLDASTVLSRKLVELGLYPAIDPLESSSKGLSPYIVGQKHYNVARQVESILQRYKELQDIIAILGLEELSEEDKQLVKRAKRIQRFLTQPLFSAEFASGIPGRYVPIERTVSDFERIVSGECDNLPEAAFYMVGTLDEVFEKAKGLANE encoded by the coding sequence ATGCTCATTTCGAATTTAGATGATGCAAAAGGCACTATAATAAGAGTTTCAGGAACTATTATCGATGTGGAGTTTCCTATTGATTCAGTTCCCAATATATTTAATGAATTGAAAATATTAATACCAGAAAAAAATAAATACAAAACTGCTAGTGTTGAAGTAGAGCAACAACTAGGAGAAGGGGTTGTTCGCTGCATTGCTCTTGAAAGTATTTTTGGTGTTTGTCGTGGTTTAAGAGTATTAGATACTGAAGGTCCAATTAAAGTTCCTGTAGGACCCAAAGTACTTGGACGTGTTTTTGATGTTCTTGGTAAAACTATAGATGGGCTTGAACAAATTAAAGATGTTGATAAGATGCCTATCCATAGGGAACCACCTGCTTTTATTGAACAAAAGATTGAAAATGAAATACAAGAGACTGGTATAAAGATTATAGATCTTATGATGCCTTATTTAAAAGGCTCAAAGATAGGTCTATTTGGAGGTGCTGGTGTAGGTAAAACTATTTTAGTCACTGAATTGATACGTAATATCGCTATTGAGCATAAAGGTGTATCTGTGTTTACCGGTATAGGGGAAAGAACACGAGAAGGTAATGAACTTTGGCTTGATATGAAGAGATTTAATGTTCTTGATAAAGCGGTTTTAGTATTTGGACAGATGGGAGAGATGCCAGGAGCTCGATTAAGAGTTGGTCTTACTGGTCTTACTATGGCTGAATATTTCAGAGATGTTGAGAAGAAAAATGTTTTATTATTTGTAGATAATATATTCAGATTTGTTCAAGCTGGATCTGAAGTTTCTGCCTTACTTGGTAGAATTCCTTCAGCTGTTGGGTATCAGCCTACTTTAGCGTCTGAAATGGGAGCTTTTCAAGAGCGAATTACAAGTACAGTAAATGGCTCTATTACTTCTATTCAGGCGGTATATGTTCCGGCAGATGATATTACCGATCCTGCGCCAGCTACAACATTTACTCATTTAGATGCCAGTACGGTTTTATCAAGAAAATTAGTAGAATTAGGTTTATATCCTGCGATTGATCCTCTTGAATCAAGCTCAAAAGGACTTTCCCCTTATATTGTTGGGCAGAAACATTATAATGTTGCTCGTCAAGTTGAATCTATCTTACAAAGATATAAAGAACTACAAGATATTATTGCTATATTGGGTCTTGAAGAATTGTCAGAAGAAGATAAGCAATTGGTCAAAAGAGCAAAGAGGATTCAACGATTTTTAACTCAACCTTTATTTTCTGCTGAATTTGCAAGTGGTATTCCTGGTCGATATGTGCCAATTGAAAGAACGGTAAGCGATTTTGAAAGAATTGTCAGTGGTGAATGTGATAATTTACCAGAAGCTGCTTTTTATATGGTAGGTACTCTTGACGAGGTGTTTGAAAAAGCAAAAGGATTAGCAAATGAATAG